The following are encoded together in the Flavobacterium sp. TR2 genome:
- a CDS encoding helix-turn-helix transcriptional regulator produces MLDETPKRFDRIVAILIQLQSKKIVKAQELANRFECSLRTIYRDIRTLEASGVPIYSEAGVGYALMDGYRLPPVMFTREEVSSFIAAEKLMQKFTDPSLGTHYASAMYKLKSVLRSNDKDYLSNIESRIVMQDAEPMFNDNSPNTLAVLFEGIAEKKQILLTYKTFDKDETTQRNLEPVGVFHDNNNWYFLGYCHLRKDYRQFRTDRIQGIKKTDVDFTIEHDALETYLTKTETCPTTKVRLLVDRKIARYLATERKYHGFISQKDVGEKIEMTFMSRDINNAFPRWFLMFGDYAEILEPDALKTNVLKLLEINKQRLL; encoded by the coding sequence ATGCTCGACGAAACTCCAAAACGATTTGACCGAATTGTTGCCATTCTCATTCAATTGCAATCTAAGAAGATTGTAAAAGCGCAAGAATTAGCCAATCGTTTTGAATGCAGTTTGAGAACAATCTATCGAGACATTAGAACTCTCGAAGCATCTGGCGTTCCTATTTATAGCGAAGCTGGCGTTGGTTACGCCCTGATGGACGGCTATCGCCTTCCGCCCGTGATGTTCACTCGCGAAGAAGTCAGCAGTTTTATTGCGGCCGAAAAATTAATGCAAAAATTTACCGATCCATCCTTGGGAACACATTATGCTTCGGCGATGTACAAACTTAAATCGGTTTTAAGAAGCAACGACAAAGATTATCTTTCGAACATCGAATCGAGAATCGTAATGCAGGATGCAGAACCGATGTTTAATGATAATTCGCCAAATACTTTGGCCGTTCTTTTTGAAGGTATTGCAGAGAAAAAACAAATCCTTCTGACCTACAAAACTTTTGACAAAGACGAAACTACGCAACGAAATTTAGAACCTGTCGGCGTTTTTCACGACAATAATAATTGGTATTTCTTGGGTTATTGCCATCTTAGAAAAGATTATCGTCAGTTTAGGACCGACAGAATTCAAGGAATTAAAAAAACAGATGTTGATTTTACTATCGAACACGATGCTCTGGAAACCTATTTAACTAAAACTGAAACCTGCCCGACAACAAAAGTCCGTCTTTTAGTTGACCGTAAAATTGCCAGATATTTAGCAACAGAGAGAAAATATCATGGTTTTATTTCGCAAAAAGATGTTGGCGAAAAAATCGAAATGACGTTTATGTCAAGAGATATTAATAATGCATTTCCGAGATGGTTTCTTATGTTTGGTGACTACGCGGAGATTTTGGAACCTGACGCATTAAAAACCAATGTTCTGAAATTATTGGAAATCAACAAACAAAGGCTTTTATAG